A single window of Caldicellulosiruptor bescii DSM 6725 DNA harbors:
- the speD gene encoding adenosylmethionine decarboxylase, translating into MHALGRHIIAELYGCDKEVLNNRELIEKIMVESALKAGAEVREVAFHKFSPQGVSGVVVISESHLTIHTWPELGYAAVDVFTCGERVDPWQACNYITEMLKASHMTTTEVKRGLFEQPVKVANL; encoded by the coding sequence ATGCACGCATTGGGCAGGCACATAATAGCAGAGCTTTACGGGTGTGACAAGGAAGTGCTCAACAACCGCGAATTGATTGAAAAAATAATGGTAGAATCAGCATTAAAAGCAGGTGCAGAGGTAAGAGAGGTAGCATTCCACAAGTTTTCACCACAGGGTGTAAGCGGTGTTGTTGTAATTTCAGAGTCACACCTGACAATCCACACATGGCCGGAGCTTGGCTATGCAGCAGTTGATGTATTTACATGCGGTGAAAGAGTTGATCCATGGCAAGCATGCAATTACATTACAGAAATGCTCAAAGCTAGCCACATGACAACTACAGAGGTAAAAAGAGGTTTGTTCGAACAACCTGTCAAGGTAGCAAACCTATAA
- a CDS encoding Cof-type HAD-IIB family hydrolase, whose translation MIKLVATDLDDTLLSKDLTITEKNLNAIEFLKKNNIIFILASGRPYPSIKNVAYDLQNFYPMITYQGALVYDPKNDKKLYGCEIKPEDAKELVRLAKDEGIHVHIYIDNVWYVEAMNEKTEYYRNLTKLEPHIVKNLLEFIDRPVTKVLFFDEHERLKDLKESLPDDFSKKFNIMFSKPFFLEFTDINVSKGNALKFLTEYYGLKREEVMAIGDGDNDISMIEYAGIGVAVENAVEKLKEAADFVVAKSDDSGFAQAIEKVFNVHF comes from the coding sequence ATGATAAAACTTGTAGCAACAGACCTTGATGATACGTTGCTGTCAAAAGACTTAACAATAACTGAGAAAAATTTAAACGCTATAGAGTTTTTAAAGAAAAACAATATTATTTTTATATTAGCTTCAGGAAGACCATACCCTTCTATTAAAAATGTGGCATATGACCTTCAAAATTTTTACCCAATGATAACATACCAGGGTGCACTTGTTTATGACCCAAAAAATGACAAAAAGCTTTATGGCTGCGAAATTAAGCCAGAGGACGCAAAAGAACTTGTAAGGCTTGCAAAAGATGAAGGAATTCATGTTCATATTTACATTGACAATGTATGGTATGTTGAAGCTATGAACGAAAAGACTGAATACTATAGAAATCTTACAAAGCTTGAACCCCACATAGTTAAAAATTTACTTGAATTTATCGACAGACCTGTCACAAAGGTTTTGTTTTTTGATGAACATGAAAGATTAAAAGATTTGAAAGAAAGTCTTCCAGATGATTTTTCGAAGAAATTCAACATAATGTTTTCAAAACCCTTCTTCTTGGAATTTACAGATATCAATGTTTCAAAGGGGAATGCTCTTAAGTTTTTAACCGAGTACTACGGTTTGAAAAGAGAAGAGGTTATGGCAATTGGTGATGGTGACAATGATATTTCAATGATTGAATATGCAGGGATAGGTGTTGCTGTTGAAAATGCAGTTGAAAAGCTAAAAGAAGCTGCTGACTTTGTTGTTGCAAAGAGTGATGATAGCGGTTTTGCACAGGCTATAGAAAAAGTATTCAACGTTCATTTTTAA
- a CDS encoding DUF1015 domain-containing protein: protein MANIKGFRGLRYSPEIELDKCICPPYDIISEEEREELYRKSEYNIIRIEFGKEYENDNQENNKFTRAKEYLDNWIKQGILKFDSNDCIYVLEQEFEVDGKKYVRTGLIVVLELVEFEKGIVIPHEFTLSKPKQERLELMRKTHANISSIFGLYEDKTKEIKEILDRIKSKKEDVSYNGIGTFERMWVVSDSDTIEKLRQLFYDKKIFIADGHHRYETALEYKKEMEQKECKRDDADYNYIMITLTSLEDPGIVILPTHRIVLSTDIEEDIFVEKLKVDFEVEQGDYKRLKEKLEIKKKYAFLVYTYNHNFYLITLKEPENSLREIEGSKAYKNLDVVILQKLVLNKVLEITDEHILYQRNIKYTKSDKELIETVNKGAKYGFILNPTLVEELKDVSLSGEKMPQKSTYFYPKLMTGNVMYVHLK, encoded by the coding sequence ATGGCTAACATCAAAGGTTTTAGAGGTTTGAGATATTCGCCTGAAATTGAACTTGACAAGTGCATATGTCCTCCTTATGATATTATTTCTGAAGAGGAAAGAGAGGAACTCTACAGAAAAAGTGAATACAACATAATCCGAATTGAGTTTGGGAAAGAGTATGAGAATGATAACCAGGAAAATAACAAGTTTACCCGTGCAAAAGAATATTTGGATAACTGGATAAAACAGGGAATTTTAAAATTTGACTCAAATGATTGCATTTATGTTCTTGAACAGGAATTTGAGGTGGATGGAAAGAAATATGTTCGCACAGGACTGATTGTGGTTCTTGAACTTGTTGAATTTGAAAAGGGTATAGTTATACCTCATGAATTTACACTTTCAAAACCTAAGCAAGAAAGACTTGAGCTTATGCGAAAGACACATGCTAATATCAGCAGCATATTTGGGCTTTATGAAGATAAGACAAAAGAAATTAAAGAGATTCTGGATAGAATAAAATCGAAAAAAGAAGATGTTTCTTACAATGGTATTGGCACATTTGAAAGAATGTGGGTTGTATCTGACAGTGATACAATTGAAAAATTGAGGCAGCTTTTTTATGATAAGAAGATATTTATTGCAGATGGTCACCACAGGTATGAAACAGCCCTTGAATACAAAAAAGAGATGGAACAAAAAGAGTGCAAACGAGATGATGCAGATTATAACTACATAATGATTACACTTACAAGCTTAGAAGACCCGGGAATAGTTATTTTACCCACACACAGGATTGTTCTTTCAACAGATATTGAAGAAGATATATTCGTGGAAAAGTTAAAAGTAGATTTTGAGGTTGAGCAAGGAGATTACAAAAGATTAAAAGAGAAGTTAGAAATAAAGAAGAAATATGCATTTTTGGTTTACACATATAACCATAACTTTTACCTAATAACTTTAAAAGAACCTGAAAACTCCTTAAGAGAAATTGAGGGAAGTAAAGCTTATAAAAATCTTGATGTTGTGATATTGCAAAAACTTGTTTTAAATAAAGTACTTGAAATTACAGATGAGCACATTCTTTATCAAAGAAATATAAAGTATACCAAGTCTGATAAGGAACTAATAGAAACAGTAAACAAAGGCGCCAAATACGGTTTTATTTTGAATCCAACCCTTGTTGAGGAATTAAAAGATGTATCTTTAAGTGGCGAAAAAATGCCTCAAAAGTCCACATACTTTTATCCAAAACTTATGACAGGAAATGTAATGTATGTTCATTTAAAGTAA
- the serA gene encoding phosphoglycerate dehydrogenase: MKVLVTERIAKEGIDILKNEGIEVDEKVGLSHPEICDIIGEYDALIVRSATKVNEEMIKCGKNLKVIARAGVGIDNVDVEAATKQGIIVVNAPDGNIMAAAELTIGLIFSIFRYIPQAYMSCKQGDFRRNKFKGVELYEKTAGIIGFGKIGALVAERLKACGMRVIAYDPYVSDEKFKKYGVEKVDFDTLLKESDLITIHTPKTKETYNLISEKEFKKMKKGVRIVNCARGGVINENDLYIAIKEGIVAAAALDVLEKEPNFELEKQEYHNPLLELDNVVITPHLGASTQEAQVNVAVSVAKEVAAVLKGGIAKNAVNLPAFEKEKLEEIMPYLELAEAMGKIFIQAERAFANKIEIVYSGQIDEKATTWLTRALLKGYLEFSVQDNVNYVNSQLLAKEQGIEVIESKKEESGKFKNMITARFTTSEKVLELSGTVYNNEGRIIDFFGYKVDFKPEKYMLLIQNIDKPGMIGKIGTIVGEYGINIATMQVSRNKKGEKAVMVCEIDGELPDEAIEKLKNTDGILRVTMAKL; this comes from the coding sequence ATGAAGGTCTTGGTGACTGAAAGAATCGCAAAGGAAGGTATAGATATTTTAAAAAATGAAGGAATTGAAGTGGATGAGAAGGTAGGACTATCTCACCCAGAAATTTGCGATATAATTGGTGAATATGATGCTTTAATTGTCAGAAGTGCAACAAAAGTAAACGAAGAGATGATAAAATGTGGCAAGAACTTAAAAGTGATTGCGAGAGCCGGTGTTGGTATTGACAATGTGGATGTAGAGGCAGCAACAAAACAGGGGATTATTGTTGTGAATGCTCCAGATGGCAACATTATGGCAGCTGCCGAGCTCACAATTGGTCTTATATTTAGCATATTCAGGTACATCCCACAGGCGTACATGTCTTGCAAGCAGGGCGATTTTAGAAGAAACAAATTCAAAGGTGTTGAGCTTTATGAAAAGACAGCGGGAATAATCGGGTTTGGCAAGATAGGAGCGCTTGTTGCAGAGCGACTCAAAGCTTGCGGGATGAGAGTTATTGCATACGACCCATACGTTTCTGATGAAAAGTTTAAAAAATATGGCGTTGAAAAGGTAGACTTTGATACTCTCTTGAAAGAGTCTGACTTAATTACTATTCACACACCAAAGACAAAAGAGACGTACAACCTCATTTCAGAAAAAGAGTTCAAAAAGATGAAAAAAGGTGTCAGAATTGTAAACTGTGCGCGCGGCGGTGTTATAAACGAAAATGACCTTTACATTGCGATAAAAGAGGGTATAGTGGCAGCAGCAGCACTTGATGTTCTTGAAAAAGAACCAAACTTTGAGCTTGAAAAGCAAGAATATCATAACCCTCTTTTAGAACTTGACAATGTGGTAATAACACCTCATCTTGGAGCATCGACACAGGAAGCTCAGGTAAATGTGGCTGTATCTGTTGCGAAAGAGGTTGCAGCGGTGTTAAAAGGCGGCATTGCTAAAAATGCTGTCAATCTTCCTGCGTTTGAAAAGGAAAAGCTTGAAGAGATTATGCCATATTTGGAGCTTGCTGAGGCAATGGGCAAGATTTTTATCCAGGCAGAAAGGGCTTTTGCCAATAAAATCGAAATTGTGTACAGCGGTCAGATAGATGAGAAAGCAACAACATGGCTCACACGTGCACTTTTAAAAGGCTATCTTGAATTTTCTGTACAGGACAATGTCAACTATGTAAATTCCCAGCTTTTGGCAAAAGAACAGGGAATTGAAGTTATTGAGAGCAAAAAAGAAGAGAGCGGAAAGTTCAAGAACATGATAACCGCAAGGTTTACAACCAGTGAAAAAGTTTTAGAACTTTCTGGAACGGTTTACAACAACGAGGGTAGAATCATAGATTTCTTTGGCTACAAGGTTGATTTCAAGCCAGAAAAATATATGCTTCTTATTCAGAATATAGATAAACCTGGTATGATAGGGAAAATTGGTACAATTGTCGGTGAATATGGAATCAATATTGCTACAATGCAAGTGTCCAGAAACAAAAAAGGCGAGAAAGCTGTTATGGTATGTGAGATAGACGGTGAGCTACCTGATGAGGCTATAGAAAAGTTAAAAAATACGGATGGTATTTTAAGAGTAACAATGGCAAAGCTGTAA
- a CDS encoding pyridoxal-phosphate-dependent aminotransferase family protein, giving the protein MRKPKLLMTPGPTPLPPEVISAMSQQIIHHRTKEFGEIFSRVNENLKKVFQTKNNVLTFAASGTGAMEASAVNFFSEGDTVLVVSVGVFGDRFINICKTFSLNVIEKKYPYGDVANIDEVIEIIESNKDIKGVFITHNETSTGVTNPIEKLARYLKNTDKILIVDAVSSLGAIDLKTDEWGVDVVVTGSQKALMSPPGLAFVSVSEKAWEFYKTSKLRKFYWDFKKYQDNLLKESQDTPFTPAVTLIRAVDAGLKLILDYGLENNFKRHTRLAHLTQLAAEKLNLELLPKKEYSSAVITAIKSPEGVDIEKVRKIMNQKYDIMVTGGQSTLKGKIIRIGHMGYVDEFDLLKTIECFELALLEVGYKNFEVGEATKAVLQEIAKEVR; this is encoded by the coding sequence ATGAGAAAACCAAAACTTTTGATGACACCTGGTCCAACTCCGCTTCCACCTGAGGTTATCTCTGCCATGTCACAACAGATTATTCACCATCGCACAAAAGAATTTGGTGAAATCTTTTCAAGAGTGAATGAAAACTTAAAAAAGGTGTTCCAGACAAAAAACAATGTTTTAACATTTGCAGCATCAGGAACTGGTGCAATGGAAGCAAGCGCTGTCAATTTCTTTTCTGAAGGCGACACCGTTTTGGTTGTGTCAGTAGGGGTCTTTGGGGATAGGTTTATAAATATATGCAAGACGTTTAGTCTAAATGTAATTGAGAAGAAGTATCCTTATGGTGATGTTGCAAATATTGATGAGGTAATTGAAATTATTGAATCTAATAAAGACATAAAAGGTGTATTTATAACACACAACGAGACATCAACAGGTGTTACAAATCCTATTGAAAAGCTTGCAAGGTATCTTAAGAATACAGACAAGATCTTAATTGTTGATGCGGTAAGCTCGCTTGGAGCAATTGATTTGAAGACTGATGAATGGGGCGTTGACGTTGTTGTTACAGGCTCTCAGAAAGCCTTAATGTCCCCTCCAGGACTTGCTTTTGTCTCTGTATCAGAAAAAGCATGGGAGTTTTACAAAACATCAAAACTTAGAAAGTTTTACTGGGACTTTAAAAAGTATCAGGACAACCTTTTAAAAGAAAGCCAGGACACTCCTTTCACGCCAGCTGTTACCTTAATCAGGGCTGTTGATGCAGGACTAAAACTAATTTTAGATTATGGACTTGAAAACAATTTTAAACGTCACACCCGTCTTGCGCATCTTACCCAGCTTGCAGCTGAAAAACTCAATTTAGAGCTTTTGCCAAAGAAAGAATACTCATCTGCAGTCATCACTGCAATCAAGTCACCAGAGGGTGTGGATATAGAAAAGGTAAGAAAGATAATGAATCAGAAATATGATATAATGGTAACAGGAGGACAGTCTACTTTAAAAGGGAAGATTATAAGAATTGGTCACATGGGATATGTTGACGAGTTTGACCTTCTGAAGACCATCGAGTGCTTTGAACTTGCGCTTTTAGAAGTAGGATACAAAAACTTTGAGGTTGGAGAGGCAACAAAAGCAGTCCTTCAGGAAATTGCTAAGGAGGTAAGGTAA
- a CDS encoding CD1247 N-terminal domain-containing protein — MENLYEKVAYLRGLAEGLGINEDSKEGRLLLSIIDVLDEFADAINELDVKQAELEDVVDSIDEDLEKLEDEVYENYDEDYDDYYDDEDDEDLVEVTCPNCKVTFYLEEDEYLNEDEIECPNCNEIIYLDELEEEFDDEEDDDEYEDEVDDEDKKDK, encoded by the coding sequence ATGGAAAATTTATATGAAAAGGTTGCATACTTAAGAGGGCTTGCAGAGGGTCTGGGCATAAATGAGGATTCAAAAGAAGGAAGGCTTCTTCTGAGTATCATTGATGTGCTTGACGAGTTTGCAGATGCGATAAACGAACTTGACGTCAAGCAAGCAGAGCTTGAAGATGTTGTTGATTCAATTGACGAGGATTTGGAAAAGTTAGAAGATGAAGTGTATGAAAATTATGATGAGGATTATGATGACTACTATGATGATGAAGATGACGAAGACTTAGTGGAAGTGACCTGTCCAAACTGCAAGGTAACATTTTATTTAGAAGAAGACGAGTACTTAAACGAGGATGAGATTGAATGCCCCAACTGCAACGAAATAATATATCTTGACGAACTTGAAGAAGAGTTTGACGATGAAGAAGACGATGATGAGTATGAAGACGAAGTAGATGATGAGGACAAAAAAGATAAATAA
- the efp gene encoding elongation factor P, whose protein sequence is MVEAGDFRRGLTIEYDGQIFQVIEFLHVKPGKGAAFVRTKLKNIKTGAVIEKTFRPDERMPLAHIERREMQYLYNDGELYYFMDTQTYEQIALNQEMVGDALKFVKENMTVTVLSHNGVVFGVEPPRFVELEVIDTEPGFKGDTQTGATKPAKVETGAVIQVPLFINVGDKIKIDTSTEEYLSRV, encoded by the coding sequence ATGGTTGAGGCAGGCGATTTTCGAAGAGGATTAACAATAGAGTATGATGGTCAGATATTTCAGGTAATTGAATTTTTACACGTAAAACCTGGCAAGGGTGCAGCTTTTGTTAGAACAAAACTTAAAAATATAAAGACAGGTGCTGTGATTGAAAAGACGTTCAGACCGGATGAGAGAATGCCTCTTGCTCACATTGAAAGAAGAGAGATGCAGTACCTTTACAACGACGGTGAGCTTTACTATTTCATGGACACACAGACATACGAGCAAATTGCGCTAAATCAAGAGATGGTTGGCGATGCACTCAAGTTTGTAAAGGAAAATATGACAGTTACAGTTCTTTCTCACAATGGAGTTGTATTTGGGGTTGAACCACCAAGATTTGTGGAGCTTGAGGTAATTGATACAGAACCGGGCTTTAAAGGTGATACTCAAACAGGTGCAACAAAACCAGCGAAGGTTGAAACAGGCGCTGTAATACAGGTTCCACTTTTTATAAATGTTGGCGATAAAATTAAGATTGACACATCAACAGAAGAGTATCTGTCACGAGTGTAA
- a CDS encoding Rne/Rng family ribonuclease, whose amino-acid sequence MQSEIIVDVSFNQTRVAVLEDKELVEIYIEREDSQSIVGNIYKGVVENILPGMDAAFVNIGQEKNAFLYLGDVNRLEFGDTDEYYEIKTNPLALRCGQEIVVQVIKEGYDQKGPRVTTNITLPGRYLVLLPCTEYVGVSKRIESEEERQRLKEIACRIRPEGMGLIVRTAAENKSEEILKSELEFLKNMWKKIRQKSCQSAPVLLYKDYDLVFKAVRDMFTNQVDRFVINDRKKYNKIIEFLSSYAPSLKSKVEYFNLATNIFEYFQIEQKLSKALSKRVWLKSGGYIVIDETEALTVIDVNTGKYVGKTDVAETILKTNLEAAQEIARQLRLRDIGGIIIIDFIDMKNPDHQKIVLDALKEALKRDKTKTVVVDITPLGLVEMTRKKVRQRLSCVMQSNCPYCEGTGKILSPESVAFKVLKEIEWYCKNKVEDKFFVEIHTKVCEILRKGEIDRIKELEQKYKKKIYIKASSNIHINKFTICPVKDEDHYMALCGWLCEGDEVLAFVEEEDRFNPKNAVGYVNQNRIELDDASDLVGKYIYAKVEKVYGTLSKGKILDVYEVDKEDVKEC is encoded by the coding sequence ATGCAAAGTGAGATTATAGTTGATGTAAGTTTTAACCAAACAAGGGTTGCTGTTTTGGAAGACAAAGAACTTGTCGAGATTTACATCGAGAGGGAAGACAGTCAAAGCATAGTAGGAAATATCTACAAAGGGGTTGTTGAAAACATCCTGCCTGGTATGGATGCAGCTTTTGTCAATATTGGTCAGGAAAAAAATGCTTTTTTGTACCTTGGCGATGTGAACAGGCTTGAATTTGGAGATACTGATGAGTATTATGAAATAAAAACAAATCCGCTTGCCCTAAGGTGTGGCCAGGAAATAGTTGTGCAGGTAATAAAGGAAGGGTATGACCAGAAAGGTCCAAGGGTTACCACAAACATAACGTTGCCAGGAAGGTACTTAGTTCTTTTGCCATGCACAGAATATGTTGGTGTTTCAAAAAGGATTGAGAGTGAAGAAGAAAGGCAGAGACTTAAAGAGATAGCCTGCAGGATAAGACCTGAGGGAATGGGTTTGATTGTCAGAACTGCGGCAGAAAACAAGAGCGAAGAGATTTTAAAAAGCGAACTTGAGTTTTTAAAGAATATGTGGAAAAAAATAAGACAGAAAAGCTGTCAGAGCGCTCCTGTTCTTCTTTACAAAGACTATGACCTTGTGTTCAAAGCTGTAAGAGACATGTTTACTAATCAGGTTGACAGGTTTGTTATAAACGATAGGAAAAAATATAACAAGATAATAGAGTTTTTATCCTCTTATGCCCCGAGCTTGAAGAGTAAAGTTGAGTATTTTAACCTTGCAACAAATATATTCGAATATTTTCAGATAGAACAAAAGCTTTCAAAAGCTTTATCAAAAAGAGTGTGGCTCAAAAGTGGTGGGTATATAGTAATAGATGAGACAGAGGCATTGACTGTAATTGACGTCAACACAGGAAAGTATGTTGGCAAGACTGATGTTGCAGAAACAATCTTAAAGACAAATCTTGAAGCTGCACAGGAGATTGCAAGGCAGCTAAGGCTCAGAGATATTGGCGGAATAATCATAATTGACTTTATTGATATGAAAAATCCAGATCATCAGAAGATAGTTTTAGATGCTTTGAAAGAGGCTCTCAAAAGAGACAAGACAAAAACAGTGGTTGTTGACATAACGCCTCTTGGGCTTGTTGAGATGACAAGAAAAAAGGTAAGACAACGACTTTCATGTGTTATGCAATCAAACTGTCCTTACTGTGAGGGTACAGGTAAGATTTTATCTCCTGAGAGCGTCGCGTTTAAAGTTTTGAAAGAGATTGAGTGGTATTGCAAAAACAAGGTAGAAGACAAGTTCTTTGTTGAAATACACACAAAAGTATGTGAGATTTTAAGAAAGGGTGAAATTGACAGGATAAAAGAACTTGAGCAGAAGTACAAAAAGAAAATCTATATCAAAGCTTCTTCAAATATTCACATAAATAAGTTTACCATATGCCCTGTAAAGGATGAGGACCATTACATGGCGTTGTGTGGTTGGCTTTGTGAAGGAGATGAAGTTTTGGCGTTTGTTGAGGAGGAAGACAGGTTCAATCCAAAAAATGCGGTTGGGTATGTAAACCAGAATAGAATAGAGCTTGATGATGCATCTGACCTTGTTGGCAAGTACATCTATGCAAAGGTTGAAAAGGTGTATGGAACACTTTCAAAAGGAAAGATTTTGGATGTGTATGAGGTTGATAAAGAGGATGTAAAAGAGTGTTAA
- a CDS encoding TIGR03936 family radical SAM-associated protein, whose product MLANRYRFYFSRDLPAAFISHLDMTRLFERLFRRLNIKLKFTQGFNPHPKIVFILPMPVGLCSKEEIFEVECENELESSIIENLNKILPEGLKMLKVELATDKIQVSDMYYQCFVEAEEEFCKYFDEFMKKSPAIKKEKEGKVTVKKISDFILSYEYEKVAGNIKISFHINVVNGSYIKPEDILREFCQEYNIECRIVKVERVKVNYKRVI is encoded by the coding sequence GTGTTGGCAAATAGGTACAGGTTTTACTTTTCGCGTGATTTGCCTGCAGCGTTTATATCCCATCTTGACATGACAAGGTTATTTGAAAGGTTATTTAGAAGGTTGAATATAAAGCTTAAGTTCACACAAGGATTCAATCCTCACCCAAAGATAGTTTTTATTCTTCCAATGCCAGTTGGACTTTGTTCGAAAGAAGAGATATTTGAAGTTGAATGCGAGAATGAACTTGAAAGCAGTATCATTGAGAATCTCAATAAAATCTTGCCAGAAGGATTAAAAATGTTGAAAGTTGAGCTGGCTACTGATAAAATACAAGTAAGTGATATGTATTATCAATGTTTTGTTGAAGCTGAGGAAGAATTTTGCAAGTACTTTGATGAGTTTATGAAAAAAAGTCCTGCTATAAAGAAAGAGAAGGAAGGCAAGGTAACAGTAAAGAAAATTTCTGATTTTATTTTGAGCTATGAATATGAAAAAGTGGCTGGGAATATAAAAATAAGTTTTCATATAAATGTTGTGAATGGAAGTTATATAAAACCAGAAGATATATTAAGAGAATTTTGTCAGGAGTATAATATTGAATGTAGGATTGTAAAGGTTGAAAGGGTAAAAGTTAACTATAAAAGGGTGATATAA
- a CDS encoding TIGR03960 family B12-binding radical SAM protein, with amino-acid sequence MIVKDKVFKLLYDVEKPGRYIGNEINMVKKDPEKVDIRFAFCFPDVYEIGMSNLGLKILYHLLNEREDVYCERAFMPWVDMQKKMKKEGIKLFSLETFTELDRFDIIGFSLSYEMSYTNVLKMLELGGLPLESQKREKGMPIVIAGGPCTYNPEPLWEFIDVFVIGEGEEVILEIIDLYKRYKFSNMTKEEFLHECAAIEGCYVPSLYNVEYNTDGTIKSIVPVSENVPAKVKKRIVKDLDTSYFPTKMITPLIEVVHDRITLEIFRGCARGCRFCQAGIIYRPVRFRKAEKVLQYAKELVENCGCNEISLVSLSTSDYPNIDELAREILKFAEDKKVNISLPSLRLDSTSLDLLKEVEKVRKPTLTFAPEAGTQRLRDVINKNIKEEDIYSTVKLAFERGFQNIKLYFMLGLPLEEDEDVLGIYTIAKNIREIYKDLGLKKKVRITVSTSFFVPKPHTPFQWEAQDSIENMQRKMKHLKENLKKVKDVEYSWHDFYLSKLEAVLSRGDRKLSRVIKRAVELGCQFDDWGEFFDFSKWEKAFEAENIDWKFYSDRKRNFNEVLPWDIIDTGVTREFLKKECLLAYEAKTTSSCFERCIGCGAASFRGGICVGK; translated from the coding sequence GTGATTGTAAAAGACAAGGTATTTAAACTGCTCTATGATGTTGAAAAACCGGGAAGATATATCGGCAACGAAATAAATATGGTAAAAAAAGATCCTGAAAAGGTAGATATAAGGTTTGCATTTTGCTTTCCGGATGTGTACGAGATTGGTATGTCTAACTTGGGTCTCAAAATTTTGTATCATCTTTTGAATGAAAGAGAAGATGTATACTGCGAAAGAGCTTTTATGCCATGGGTAGATATGCAGAAGAAGATGAAAAAAGAGGGAATAAAACTATTTTCACTTGAAACTTTTACTGAACTTGATAGATTTGACATAATAGGATTTTCTCTTTCATATGAAATGAGCTATACAAATGTTTTGAAGATGCTTGAACTTGGTGGTCTTCCTCTTGAAAGTCAAAAAAGAGAAAAAGGTATGCCCATTGTGATTGCAGGAGGTCCATGCACGTATAATCCAGAACCGCTTTGGGAGTTTATAGATGTGTTTGTAATTGGTGAGGGCGAAGAGGTCATTTTGGAGATTATTGACCTTTATAAAAGATATAAATTTTCTAATATGACAAAGGAAGAGTTCTTACATGAATGTGCGGCTATTGAAGGATGTTACGTTCCTTCACTTTACAATGTAGAGTATAACACCGATGGAACTATAAAGTCTATAGTACCTGTATCAGAAAATGTACCAGCAAAAGTAAAAAAGAGAATTGTAAAAGATTTAGATACAAGCTATTTTCCAACAAAGATGATAACACCTCTTATAGAAGTTGTTCATGATAGAATAACCTTGGAAATTTTCAGAGGTTGTGCAAGAGGGTGCAGGTTTTGCCAGGCAGGTATAATATACAGACCTGTTAGGTTCAGAAAGGCAGAAAAGGTTTTACAGTATGCAAAAGAACTTGTTGAAAATTGTGGGTGTAATGAGATATCGCTTGTATCCCTCAGTACAAGTGACTATCCGAATATAGATGAACTTGCAAGGGAAATTTTGAAGTTTGCAGAGGACAAAAAGGTAAACATTTCTTTGCCATCCTTGAGGCTTGACTCAACATCTTTAGACCTTTTAAAAGAAGTTGAAAAGGTAAGAAAACCTACACTGACCTTTGCACCCGAGGCAGGAACACAGAGACTAAGAGATGTTATAAATAAAAATATAAAAGAAGAAGATATATACTCTACAGTCAAGCTTGCGTTTGAAAGAGGATTTCAGAACATAAAACTCTATTTTATGCTTGGCCTTCCTCTTGAAGAAGATGAAGATGTTCTTGGGATATATACAATAGCAAAGAATATAAGGGAGATATACAAAGATCTTGGGCTTAAAAAGAAGGTTAGAATAACAGTGTCCACATCCTTTTTTGTGCCAAAACCACACACGCCCTTTCAGTGGGAAGCGCAGGATAGCATTGAAAACATGCAAAGAAAGATGAAACATTTGAAGGAGAATCTCAAAAAAGTAAAGGATGTTGAGTACAGCTGGCATGACTTTTATCTTAGCAAGCTTGAAGCGGTACTTTCACGGGGAGACAGAAAACTTTCAAGGGTAATTAAAAGAGCAGTTGAGCTTGGCTGTCAGTTTGATGACTGGGGCGAGTTTTTTGACTTTTCAAAATGGGAAAAAGCGTTTGAGGCAGAAAATATAGACTGGAAATTTTACTCTGACCGAAAAAGAAACTTTAACGAGGTTTTGCCATGGGACATTATCGACACAGGTGTGACCAGGGAGTTTTTAAAGAAAGAGTGTCTTTTGGCATATGAAGCAAAAACCACAAGTTCGTGTTTTGAAAGATGCATAGGTTGCGGTGCAGCTTCTTTTCGAGGGGGAATTTGTGTTGGCAAATAG